The Synechococcus sp. WH 8101 sequence ACCAGTTCACGCTTCTGCCGCTGGCCATCACTACCCCTGAAAAACTGACCGACCAAAGGAAGATCACCGAGGATGGGCCACTTCCGCACCCGCTGAAGATCCGAATCTGAAATCACACCCGTGAGGATCAATGTCTGTCCATCGCGAACACGGAGACTGCCCGTATCAAGCCGACGCACGCTCAAAATCGTGACATTTCCGCATCCAGACACACTTTGCTGCTGGTCCGTGGGAGCAGCGATGGACGGCGAGAGCGTAAATGTGACGAAACCATTGTCATCAATCTTGGACACTCTCGCCCCAAATGTCAGGCCCGCAGTGCCAAATTCGGGCTGACAGGAATTGGGTGCACCATTCTGACCAGCCTGAACCGTATAGCTAATGATTTCCTGCGTGCCCACCGTGATGAAGGACTCATTCGCCCTTGGCCGTCCGATTGTTGCCGCATTAAAGGCAGAATCAGCCCCAGAAACAGACACTTCGGCTCCACCGGAGATTTCCGAAGGATTTTCACTCAAAATTAACGTTGGCGATGCTAGTGTTTTCGTACTACTAGAGGTAATCATCGCCCTAACAAAATCAAAGAAATTATCTTTTGGATAAACAGTCCCAGGATTGATTCGCGCCGGGGCGATCGGATCGAGAACCGTGTCAGCGACCTGAGCATTTTCACCGGAAGCCGTAACACGCTCCGGCTTACCACTCTGAGCCTCCCCAGAGATCGTGTCAAAATTATTGTTATTTGGCGGCAGCAAATTACCAAACGCGCCAACAAGCTCACCCCTGTCACTCACAATAAAATTATTACCATAGCGAAAAGCAAAGCTATTATTAATAGCAGCGTCATTATCCAGCGTGACATCCAATATTCGCACCGAAAGAGCAACCTGTCGCTGCCTGAGATCAATCTGCTTGAGATAACTTTCTGCCACTGCAACAAGATTGGAGTCACCCACAAGGGTGATGGTCTGCAAGCGCGAGTCGGTCGTGCCGCTCAAGCCACGCAGGGGCCCAACAGAGGCGCCATAGGTCTCGATATTGGTCAACTGAGACGTCGTCGCAGTGCTGGCAGCGGTGTTATTGGCAGGTGTGCCGGAGGACGCGGTTTCACTCGATGTGATGCTGGTGGTGTTGACCTTGCTGATCGAAGCACCGAGGCTGGCGAGATAATCAGCAGCCGAAGCAGCACTGGCCTGATTCAGGCGATACACCTTCGACACCTGAGGACCGAAGGTCTTTGCTGAAACAGCCGAACCGACCAGCAGGGTGCGCCCATCCAACTTCCCTTGCAGACCCGATGCCAGCAGAACACCGTTCAAAGCTCTGGCATACGACTCGTTCTGAAAGGCCATCGACACAGGTCGCCCACCACCCCCTGAAGCCCCAGGTGCCGTCGAGGCTCCTGATGCATTCGCGGTGGTCACACCTGGAGAAGCGGCATCATCTCCCAAATACACAAAGCCGTAGCCACCGAGCCTGGCCAGCGCCATCAAGGCATCTTTGGCAGGAGCATTGTTGAGCGTGAGCGTCACCGGAGGGCCGCTCACATTCACATAACTCCGGTTCTGCAACACCATGGTGCCCACCGCCATATCACCAAGTGGGGGGGCGACTGCTCTCGGACGCAGCGGTGGTGCATAACGCGGCTGAGGCAGGCGCCCCGGAGTATTCAGATCCAACCGCCCGGTCTGCAAACTTGGGGGAAGAACCAGACCAGAAAACTGAAGAATCAGGTCCTGACCATCAGCGCTGACGACCGGTTCAGACAGGGGCTGCCCCTCCACGAGCTCTACATTGACGCTGTAGGTGGAACCCGCCCCGGAGAGACTGACCTGAGCCAAGCCCAGGCTGGGATCTGAGATCTGCTGCTGACCATTCCGGACACCGGGGGTACCCCGCGTCTGCAAACGGCCCTGCCACTGGCCAGCCTGGATCCGCTGTTGCAATACGGGCTGCTCTCCAACCCCAGCGATCACGACCTCCACGCCATTGGCCGTGCGCCGCATGGCGAGAGACATCACCCCCTGACTCTGGGCCATCACAGAACGACGACCAAGCCCGCCCAAAAGACACGTAGCGTCGGCGGCCACACAACTGATCAGACAACAGGCAGAGATCAGGCGGGTTGAAATCAAGCGCATACCCAGGCCCGATCAACGCAGAGGCTGGCCGGATGGTATCGATCCGATCCGGCTCCAGCCAGCCCGCTACGACGGCGGTGTCGCGGTCTTTGCCTCGTTGGCCTTCTGGGCCTTGGGCGGCAGGGTGTCGTAGAAGCTCAGACGCAGCTTCAGCTCGGTGAGCACCGGCCCGGTGTCCTCATCAGCCCCTGCGTCGTCGTCCGTGGCGCTTGCCACTCCGTTCAGCTCCAGGTCGCTGGGGCGCACCAGCAGATCCAGCGATTCCATCCGCCGCAGAAACGCCAGCACGTTGGGATAGGAGCCGCGCACCTGGAGCAGCACGCTGGTGATGGTGTAGCCGAGCGCCTCCAGAGGATCGCTCGGCGGCTTCGCCGCCTTCTCCTCTTTGCCCTTGTTGGGCTTCGCGGCGCCTTGAGGGTCAGGAGCCTCGGGCTTGGCGGGCACCGGTTCATAGAGCTCGATCTCCACCCCGGTGGCGCGCGCCGCCCGGCTCAGCTCGGCGAGGAAGGTGCGGATCTGGCCCTGGCCCGCCAACAACTCCACAAGCAGGGCCTGCTGGTCGCGCGCTGCCTGCTCCTGCTGCTCCGCCTTCGCCAGCTGCGTCTCGAGCAGGGGCAGGCTCGACTGCTTGGCGCGCAGGGCCTCCAGCCGCTGATGCTGCTGCTGGAGACTCCCCCAGCGGGGCCAGCCAGCGATCAACAGCAAGGCTGCAGCCAGCAGCCCCCCCACAAGAATCGGCAGCCCGAACAGGAGGCGTTCTCCTGTGAATCGCTGGGCCCAGGCTGGCTGATCCGGGCTGAGATTGGTCACAGGGCAACCCCCGCCTGCTGCAGCAACTGGAAGCGCCGCGCCAGCCCATCGGCCCCAAGGGCCTTCAGCGTGGCCAACGAGGGGCGAGCGGCCGGATCCAGCCCCCAGGTGAGGCTGAAGGTCACCGCTTGCACGGGCCCCCCGTCATCGCCGGAGCGCGTCACCTTCACCACCTTTACCCCATCGGACTCGCTGATCGGCAACGCTGCGAGGGCCAGCACCAGGGCATTGATCCGCTCCAGGGGTCCGGGATCCAGCGACGCCTGCGCTTCACCCGACAGTTCGATCGCATTCCCCTGCACGCGCAGGCTCTGGAGCTGCACCCCCGCGGGGGTCACCCGCCGCAGTTGCTCCAGCAGCGCTGAACCGGAGGGCACCGCCACCAGCTGCTCCGCCAAACGGGTGTTGTTTTTGCGCAGAGCCATCGTGGTCGCGCGCAGGCGACGCAAGCGCGATTCCGCCCGCGTCACCCGCTGCTCCACCGGCATCAGTTGCGCCAGCTGCTGGGCCTGCTGCCCCTCCTGCCAGCCCATCAGGGCGAGCAACAGCAGCGACGCCAGCACCAGGCCGCCGCCCCAGAGGCTGCCCTGCAGCAGCAGAGCCCGCGCGGGCGGCGCCCCGGACCCAGCCCCAACCCCGGCGACCGATGCCGCCAGGCCCAGCTCCCGGCGGCGCTCCTCGAGCAGATCCAACCCCGGTGGCGGCGCCTCCGCCTCCGAGCCCGGGTCGGGGAGCGCCAGGCTCTCGAGCGACGCAAAGCGCGCACCGCCCGCCTCCTCGGCCCAACGACCGCCCAGCCCCCCCTGCAGCTGCTGCCGCGCCTCCGCAGGCGCCGTGATCCAACAGCGCATCGCTGGCGATGACGCACCGGCATGGCGCTCCCAGGCCAGCAGCAGCGCCTCTAGATCGCTGCGCAGGGCATCGGCGGAGGAGAACACCCGCTCCAGCTCCGGCCAGCCATCCCGCAGCACTAGCAACCGCCAGGCGCTGCCCTGCTGGAGCAGCCAGGCCAGATCACCGCTCAATGGCATCCCCTCCGCTTCGCACCGCGCCAGCAAGCCCCGCCGGGCGGCGGGCAACAGCCCGTCCACACGCTCCAGACGAAGATCCGCCGCTTCGATCACAGCCAGCCAAGACTGAAACAGCAGCCGCTCCGCTCCCACCAGCAGCTGCGACCCCGACGGCAGGCCAGACGACTCCAAAGCCAGCACCAGCTCAGGCAAAGGAAGCGACCAACCCAGATCCGGTTGGAGGCTGCGCAGGGCTTCAGTGCTGATCGGGGCCTGAGCGTCAGGGGGCACCACCAGGCGCCAATGGCAGCACTGCAGCGGCAGCAACAGCACCAGGTCCACCACCGGAGGCGGCAGCCCGTTCTCCAGCAGCCAATCGGCGAGGAAATCCGCCAGAGCATCGCGCTGCAGGGGCAAACCGTCCCGGCACACGTCCTCCGGCAACGGCACACACCGCTGCTCCCACACGCGTCCCTGGCACCAGGCCAGGGTCAGCTGCGCATCGTTGGGAGCGAGCCACACGGTCTGGCGCCGGGCGAGGGCACGCCAGGCGAGCATCGACCGCTCCAGGGCCGGGAACCGTTCGCGCAGTGCCGCCAGCTCCAAAGGTGTGTGGCATACCGCCGCTGCCGGAAGGGTATCGACTATTGCCAGGGCACGCCGCTGCCCACCGCATCGCGGAGATGGCGAAAGCCATGGCGGTCGAGCTGTTGCAACAGACCCTCCAGAATTCTCGGAACGAGATCAGGGCCTTCAAAAATCCAGCCCGTGTAGAGCTGAATCAGGGAAGCGCCGGCGGTGATCCGTTCCCAGGCCGACTCAGGAGACTCAATCCCTCCCACCCCGATCAGGGGCAGGGAAGGGCCGGCGGTGGCCCGCAGGCGCCGTATCACCTCCAGGGCGCGAGGACGCAGGGGTGCACCGCTGAGTCCACCGGCCTCCTCCGCCAGAGTGCGGCCGGTCTGGGCCAGGCGCCGCTGCTCCAGCCCGAGCCGATCCAGGCTGGTGTTGACGGCGATCACCCCAGCCAGACCCTCCTCGTAGGCGAGGCGGGCGATGCCATCGATCGCGTCATCCTCCAGATCCGGCGCGATCTTCACCAGCAGGGGCGGACAGGCCGGCAGGCGACGCAGGCGCTCCACCAGACGACGCAGCTGGGCGGAATCCTGCAGCTCCCGCAGGCCGGGGGTGTTGGGGGAGCTGACATTGATCACGGCATAGTCGGCCAGGGGAGCGAGCAGCTCCAGCGAAGAGGCGTAATCGTCGGGGGCCTGCTCCAGCGACGTGACCTTGGACTTGCCCAGATTGATGCCCAGAACAGCCGGCCGCTGTCCGGGAGGAGGCAGGGCCTGCCGCTCCAGGGTGCGGCGCATCGCTTCGGCACCGTTGTTGTTGAAGCCCATCCGGTTCAGGGCGGCCCGTTCCGCCGCCAAACGGAACAGACGCGGCCTGGGGTTACCCGGCTGACCATGCCAGGTGACCGTTCCCACCTCGGCGAAACCGAACCCGAAGCGATCCCACACGCCGGCAGCGACGCCGTTCTTATCGAAACCGGCCGCCAGACCTACCGGGTTGGCAAAACGACAGCCAAACAACACCTGCTCCAAGCGGAGATCACGACGATTCAGTTCGCCGGCCACCCCCTGCAGCACCGTCGACACCCCGGGCCACTGGCGCCTGAGGCTGGCCTGACCCAGAGCCAACAGGGCCGAGCGACTCAATTGCTCCGCATCCAGCCCCTCATCGCGGGCCAACACCGGACCGAGCCAGCGGCGGTAAAAGCTCCCGGTGGAGAACGGCTCGGCCATCAGCCCGCCCAGTCAGTGCAACTCTGATCCTGCCGTGCCACGGGAGAAGGCGACAGCGATCTGGTCGACGCGATCGTTATCGGGATCCCCACTGTGCCCTTTGACGTAACGCAAGGGCACATCCGCCAAGCGGGCGCTGTCGAGTGCCTTCCACAGGTCTTGATTGAGCACGGGTTTGCCTGCCGCCGTCTTCCAACCCTTGCGTTTCCAACCAGCCATCCAAGACCCAAGGCCATCAATCAGGTATTTGCTGTCGGTGCGCAGAGTCAGATCGGGGTGCCTGGGGAGATCCTTCAGCCGTTCCAGGGCCGCAAGCGCGGCCTGCAGTTCCATCCGGTTGTTGGTGGTAGCCGGATCGAAGCCGCCGAACTCCTCGACGCTGCCATCCTCAAACCGAATCAGAACACCCCAGCCGCCGGGGCCCGGATTGCCACTGCAGGCCCCATCCGTGGCCACGGCCACGACCCGACCGCGGCCATCAGCATCGGAGCGCTCAGCCATTGGTCACCTCGGGGCATGTTCGATACAACACGGTGACGTCCCCGCCAAGGAGAACACCGCCATGTCGCGAACCTACCCTGGAAGCCTGGCGGCGGGCCTGCTGCTGAGCCTCACGGGCCTGCCCCTGCTGGCAGCCGGCCTGTTCGACAGCCAACCCCTCGACGAGGAGCGGTTTGCCGTGCTGGCCCAGGCCGTGGGGAGCAACAGCTGGAAGTTGCTGGTGCTGGAGCAGATCAAAGCGCGACCGCTCTGCTGGGAGGATCGGGCCGATGGCCTCGTGAAGCCTTCACTGAACGACTTCGACTTCACAGGCATCTGCAGCCGCTATCTCGACAGCAACGGCTATTCCCTGCGCGCCGGTGGTGAAGACATGGACCGCAGCTTCCGGCTGCGGCTCCAGCAGGATCGCGACGATCTGGTGCTGATGGCGATTGATCCGGATCAGGGCGTGCCGATCCCGGTGGCCCGCGCCAACCGTCCGCGTCGCGACCGGAACGCCTTCGTGAAACTGAACCTGGATCCAGGCTGGAGCCTGGAGCGACGGGCCTACCAAGGGCGCACCCTCAGCCATGTCTATTTCGCCCACCAGAACTCCACCCCCCAACTGCTGGCCAAGGCGCGGGGCGGCGAACCGCCCCAACGCTTCCGAGGCCTGGGGCTACCGCCGACACCCAGCGGGCCGCAACTGGCGTCCCGCGGCGGCCGCCTGCAAGGTCAGGGACCGATCCGGCTGGAGGTGATCCCCTACCGCCCCTGAGGGCAGGGACAGTTCCAGGAGCGCCCCTGAAGGAGCACATCCACCGATTCACGACCTTAATTTTGTGATGTGAGGAGTGCCGAGCGCCTCTTCAGGGTCGAAACAAGGACAGACTCCTGCAAAGCGTTCCACTCAAGACTTCGCCTTTGGCGGGGTCTTTTTTATTGGACGGGTTACCGCCGCGACAGCAGAGACGACGCCCCATCAAAAAAGCCGGCCCCTGGGGGCCGGCCTAGTGCTTGCAACAGCAGGAGCCTCAGCCCCTGACGATCACTTGAGGGTGACCTTGCCGCCGGCCTCTTCGATGGCCTTCTTGAGGGCTTCAGCCTCATCCTTCGACACACCTTCCTTGATGGCCTTAGGAGCGGCTTCCACCATGGCTTTCGCATCGCCGAGGCCGAGGCCGGTGGCTTCGCGAACAGCCTTGAGGACCTTGATCTTGGCGGAAGCTTCGAAGCTTTCCAGCACAACATCGAATTCGGTCTTTTCTTCAGCAGCTTCAGCACCACCGCCAGCAGCGGCGCCAGGAGCGGCCATCACCACACCAGCGGATGCGGCAGCAGACACACCGAAAGCCTCCTCGATCTGCTTGACAAGCTCAGAGGCTTCCAGCAGGGAGAGAGATTTCAGTGATTCGAGAATTTCGTCGGTTTTTGCAGACATGGTTGGGAATCAGCAACAGATCAAATAAACAGTCGGGTCGAAGACGATCAGCTGTCGCCGGATTCGGCGTGCTGCTTGAGCGCCCGAGCGAGACCGGAGGGAACCTCGTTGATGCCAACAGCCACCTTGGTGGCCACTGCATTGATGGCACCGGCAATCTGGGCCATGAGCACTTCCTTGGAGGGAAGGTCACCGATGGCTTTGATCTCGTCCTGAGAGAGAAGCTTGCCTTCGAAAAGGCCGCCCTTGGTCTCGGATTTCTTGGTGTCCTTCTGGAAAGCCTGAACGGCTTTCACGGCACCACCCACATCGCCCTTCACCAGGACGAAGGCGTTGGTGCCGGTCAGCAGGGAGTCGAGGTTTGACCATGCACTGTCACCATCAATGGCACGACGCATCAAGGTGTTTTTGGTCACCTTGCACACACCGTTGCTGGCCTGCAGACGCGTCCGCAGATCAGACATCTCTTTGATGGAAAGGCCCTGATAATCCAGAACCAGTGCCATTTCGGCCTCGCCGAGGAGCTGCTTGAGCTCTTCGACGATCTGTTGCTTGCTCTCCAGCGTGCGGCCCATAGGAATTGGATCGGATCGAGGGGAACAAGCTGGGCACGCGGCCGATCAACACCCCTGTGAGAGAGCGGAGGCCGCGTGTCGATCCAATCCCGTCAGGGAAAAACCGTCGCGTCTGCCTCGGCAGGACTTATGGCGTTCAACTCTTGATTCAAAAAACCAGGAGTGATCGTCACCTGCTGTCTATGGCCGGGCGCGTGCCCGTCTGGCAATAGCCAGTCAATCAATCTACACGAGAGCGTCAGCCCTCCTGTTTGATGTCCTGCAGCGCAGCCACATCCACTTCCACAGAAGGCCCCATGGTGGAGGTCACGTAGAGGCTCTTCCAGTACCGGCCTTTGGCACCACTGGGCTTGTTGCGATCAATCGTTTCCTGAAGCGTCTTCAGATTCTCCAGCAGCGCATCCGCCGCAAAGCTGGCCTTGCCAAAGCGCACATGCACGATGCCGGTGCGATCAGCGCGGAATTCCAGCTTGCCCGCTTTGAATTCCTTAATTGCGCCGGCGAGATCGGTGGTGACGGTGCCGGCCTTCGGATTCGGCATCAGGCCACGGGGACCGAGCACACGACCCAATTTCGCCACCTTAGGCATCATGTCGGGGGTGGCGATCAGCAGATCGAAGTCCATCTCCCCCTTGGCGATGGTCTCCACCAGGTCGTCATCACCAGCGAGTTCAGCGCCGGCAGCCTTGGCTTCCGCCACCTTTTCACCGCGGGTCACCACGGCGATGCGCACGGTCTGCCCCGTGCCATTCGGCAGTGCCACGGTGGTGCGCAGCTGCTGATCGGTGTACTTGGGGTCGATGCCGAGGCGCACATGGGCCTCCATCGTTTCGTCGAACTTGGCGGTGGCGTTGTCTTTGACGAGCTGAATCGCCTCAAGCGGCTCGTACGCACGCTCCTCGATCTTCTGAACGAGGCTGGCCAGACGTTTGGAGAGTTTTGGCATAGCAGAGATGGGGTGCAGACGATCGGCGCGATCTCCCCCGAAAATGAACAGTTGGGTGAAACGGAGTGGACGACCGCTGATCAGTCGTTGATGGCCACGCCCATGTTGCGGGCTGTGCCTTCAATGATGCGCATGGCTGACTCAACGCTGGTGCAGTTGAGGTCAGGCAGCTTGGTCTTGGCGATCTCCTCGAGCTGGGTGCGACTGATCGAGCCAACGCTGCCCTTGGCGGATTCACCGGAACCTTTCTCGATTCCAGCGGCCTTGGTGATCAGCACCGACGCCGGAGGCGTTTTGGTGATGAAGGTGAAACTGCGGTCTTCAAAGACCGAAATCTCAACCGGGATCACAAACCCGGCCTTGTCCTGAGTGCGGGCGTTGTACTCCTTGCAGAACGCCATGATGTTGACCCCGTGTTGACCGAGGGCAGGACCCACGGGCGGTGCAGGGTTGGCTTTGCCGGCCTGAAGGGCCAGCTTGATCACAGCTACGACTTTCTTGGCCATCGGCGAGCGGAGTTGAACATCTGCGGATCACCTGACCCGTGGGCCAGGTGCGGCGGGATGACGAAGCATCCCTCAGGCCGTCCTCCGCAGGGAGACGGCCGCCGCCCATTCAGTTCTGTTTGCTGACCTGGGAGAACTCAAGCTCCACAGGTGTCTCCCGACCGAAGATCGAAAGCAGAGCCTTGAGCTTGCTCCGTTCTCCGGACACCTCGATCACCTCACCCTGGAAGTCCTTGAATGGACCTGCCGTGACGAGGATCTGATCGCCTTCGGTGAGATCGACCTTCACCACGGTTTTCTTCTCTGCCGCCCGCTTGAAGATGCGATCCACCTCCGAGCGACTGAGGGGGCGAGGTTTGATGTGCCCCCGGGCCTTCCCGGTGGCGCGGCGATCTTCGGCACCCACGAAATTGATCACGTTCGGGGTGCTGCGCACCGCCATCATCGTGTCTTCATCGAGCACCATCCGCACCAACACATACCCCGGAAACACCTTTTCCTCGGTCGACTGACGGCTGCCGTCCTTTTTGACCTTCACCGCCGGTGTTTCCGGAATCTCAATCTCCAGAATCCGGTTGCTGACGCCGAGGGTGACCGCCCGTTGCTCCAACGTGGCCTTCACTTTCTTCTCGCAGCTGGATGCCACCTGCACGGCATACCAGCGGGCTACGGACGTGCGGGCCGCCGTCGACGCCGTGCCCTGCTCACCCTCATTCGGTGCGGGAAGATCGAGAACTTCAGGAGTCTCGCTGGTGAGATCGACGTCAGACACTGGCGGGGGATGAAGAAATGCGGAAATGAAAAGCTCGAAGGGAAGGGCCTCGCCCTGGCCTCAACGGAACAGCTGGGATGCCGCCCAGCCATAGAACCGACTGAGCGCAGCGATGGCTGCCGCCGACAGACTCACCATCAAGATCACAGCGATGGATTCGCTGAACAGCTGCTGACGGCTGGGCCAGACCACCAATTTCAGCTCCTCGACCGTGGCTGCCAGAAATCCCCCCTTCCGACCCTCGGCGGAAGGAGCCTGCGGCTTGCTCGCTGCTTTGTCCTCGGAAGTGGGGGTGGTCACGGTTTCGGAGCCGGAATTGCCGTCGGCGTGCATGACACCTGTCGGCAAACAGTCACCTTACCGGATGCCTGACAGGCTCAATCCTCTGGCGCGAACAGGAACGACTCCAAGGCCCCGTCGCCGCAACGCACACGCACGGCGGACGCGCCGCTGAAGCGATCCTCGAGAAGCTGGGTCGCCAGAGGATTCTCCAACTGGCGACGCAACACCCGACGCAGGGGCCGAGCACCGTATTCCGGCTCAAAGCCCTGCTCCGCCAGCGCCCGCACCACCGCCGGATCGACCCGCAGCTCCAGATCCTGCTCACGCATCAACTGGGCCAGTTCGGCGAGTTGCAAGTGCACGATGCGCTCCAGATCCTCGATCGCCAGAGGCCGGAAGCGAATCACCTCATCAATGCGATTGAGAAATTCCGGCCGGAACTGCCTGGCGAGCGCCTCATCCACCCGGGCCGCAAGCGCCTGATCGAGGGCCGCCTGATCCGCATCGGGCTGCTGTCCCTCGCGGGCCCGATCGAGGATGGCGCGACTGGCGAGATTGCTGGTCATCACCACCACCGTGTGGCGGAAATCCACGGTGCGGCCCTGGGAATCGGTGAGACGCCCGTCATCGAGCACCTGCAGCAGCACGTTGAACACATCCGGATGGGCCTTCTCCACCTCGTCGAGCAAGAGCAACGCATAGGGGCGACGCCGCACCGCCTCGGTGAGCTGCCCTCCTTCCTCGTAGCCCACATAACCAGGCGGCGCCCCGAGCAGACGGGCCACCGCATTGCGCTCCATGAACTCGCTCATGTCGAGACGCACGAGCGCCTCCTCCTCATCGAACAGCAGGGCCGCCAGGGCCTTGGCCAACTCGGTCTTACCGACACCGGTGGGTCCGAGAAACAGGAAGGAGCCCACGGGGCGGCGTGGATCCTTCATCCCGGCCCGGGCCCGACGGATCGCCGACGCCACCGCCTGCACCGCCTCGGGCTGCCCAACCACCCGCTGCTGGAGCTGGGTCTCCAGCTCCAGCAGCTTCTGACGCTCACCGGCCAGCAGACGCTGCACAGGAATCCCGGTCCAGCGGGCCACCACATCGGCGATGTCGCCGGCTTCCACCTGCTCGCGCAGCAGGGCCGTGCCTTGCTCCTGGGCCTCCACCAACACCTGCTCCAGGTCGGTGCGGCGCTGCTGAACGCGATGCAGCTGGTCGTATTCCAACCGGGCCGCCTCCTCCAGATCACCGTTGCGTTCGGCTTCGGCGATCGCATGGCGAAGGGTTTCGTCCTCCTGGAGCAACTGACGCAGTTCCTCCAACTGGTCCCGTTCCGCCTGCCAACGACCGCGCAAATCTTCAAGACAGGCCGAGGCCTCCAGGCGGGAGCGCTGGAGCTGCACCCGCTCCGCCTCCGGAGCCTGTTCCGCCGCCAGCAAGGCCAGTTCAACCCGCCGCAGCTCGGTTTCGGCGTCCTCCACCACCTGGGGCTTGGAGGTCACGTCCATCTTGAGCTGGGCGGCTGCCTCGTCGATCAGATCGATCGCCTTATCGGGCAGGCAACGGTCGCTGATGTAGCGATCGGCGAGCCGAGCGGCGGCGGTGAGGGCCCCGTCGGTGATCGTCACCCCGTGGTGGAGCTCATAGCGCTCCTTCAGGCCGCGCAGGATCTCGATGCTGAGTTCAATCGAGGGCTCGAGGATCGGCACCTGCTGAAAGCGCCGGCTAAGAGCGGGATCCTTCTCAACGGTGCGGCGATAGTCCTCTGGAGTGGTGGCGGCGATGCAGCGCAGTTCACCACGCGCCAGGGCCGGCTTGAGCAAGCTGCCCGCATCAGCACTGGAGCGATCACTGCTCACCACCGTGTGCAGTTCGTCGATGAACAACACGACGCCGGCATCGGCATCACTCACCTCCGCCAGCACGGAACGGAGGCGCTCTTCAAATTGGCCGCGAAATTTGGCGCCGGCAATCAGCGCCCCCACATCGAGGGCGACCAAGCGCTGGCCCCGCAGCGAATCGGGCACCTCACCGGCCACGATCCGCTGGGCCAGACATTCGGCAATCGCCGTTTTGCCCACACCCGGAGCCCCGATCAGCACAGGGTTGTTCTTGCCGCGACGGGACAGCACCTTGATCAGGCGCCGGATCTCCCCATCCCGGCCAATCACCGGATCCAGCTGTCCAGCCTCCGCCGCCGCAGTCAGATCACGCCCATACAACTGAAGCGCAGACGGTTCCTCCGGCTCGGCGCTGACCGACACCGCGGCAGGCGATGGGGGTGGCGGGGTCGCTGCCGGCGCAGGGGCAGCTGGAGTGGGGGTCGCTGGCGATGCTGGCACTGGCGGCGGCGACACCGGAGCAGCTGCTGCGGTCGGCCTCTGGCGACGCAACTCCGACTCGAGCCGGTCGGCTGGCAATCCAGCGCTGGCCAAGCAATCGGCACCGATGCGTGGATCGCGCCCCATGGCGATCAACAGGTGGGATAGTTCGATCAGGCGGGATCCCCACAGGGCGCGCACCCGGTCAGCCACCTCCAACAGCTGTTCGAGGTCTTCACCGATGAACAGATCCTCGCTGCGGGCTACGGGCTGCTCCGCCAGAAAGCCCTCCAGCTGATCGAGCAGGTCGTCCGCATCAAGCGACAACCCCCGCAGCGAGCCGGCAAAACGCCTGTCGCTGAACAGCACCTGCATCAGGTGCTCCACATCGAGC is a genomic window containing:
- the rplA gene encoding 50S ribosomal protein L1 codes for the protein MPKLSKRLASLVQKIEERAYEPLEAIQLVKDNATAKFDETMEAHVRLGIDPKYTDQQLRTTVALPNGTGQTVRIAVVTRGEKVAEAKAAGAELAGDDDLVETIAKGEMDFDLLIATPDMMPKVAKLGRVLGPRGLMPNPKAGTVTTDLAGAIKEFKAGKLEFRADRTGIVHVRFGKASFAADALLENLKTLQETIDRNKPSGAKGRYWKSLYVTSTMGPSVEVDVAALQDIKQEG
- the rplK gene encoding 50S ribosomal protein L11 produces the protein MAKKVVAVIKLALQAGKANPAPPVGPALGQHGVNIMAFCKEYNARTQDKAGFVIPVEISVFEDRSFTFITKTPPASVLITKAAGIEKGSGESAKGSVGSISRTQLEEIAKTKLPDLNCTSVESAMRIIEGTARNMGVAIND
- the nusG gene encoding transcription termination/antitermination protein NusG codes for the protein MSDVDLTSETPEVLDLPAPNEGEQGTASTAARTSVARWYAVQVASSCEKKVKATLEQRAVTLGVSNRILEIEIPETPAVKVKKDGSRQSTEEKVFPGYVLVRMVLDEDTMMAVRSTPNVINFVGAEDRRATGKARGHIKPRPLSRSEVDRIFKRAAEKKTVVKVDLTEGDQILVTAGPFKDFQGEVIEVSGERSKLKALLSIFGRETPVELEFSQVSKQN
- the secE gene encoding preprotein translocase subunit SecE, producing the protein MHADGNSGSETVTTPTSEDKAASKPQAPSAEGRKGGFLAATVEELKLVVWPSRQQLFSESIAVILMVSLSAAAIAALSRFYGWAASQLFR
- a CDS encoding ATP-dependent Clp protease ATP-binding subunit, whose product is MLSEDRPAIDFPVSLTSEPDRFSDEAWELLLAGQDLARRWRHGELDVEHLMQVLFSDRRFAGSLRGLSLDADDLLDQLEGFLAEQPVARSEDLFIGEDLEQLLEVADRVRALWGSRLIELSHLLIAMGRDPRIGADCLASAGLPADRLESELRRQRPTAAAAPVSPPPVPASPATPTPAAPAPAATPPPPSPAAVSVSAEPEEPSALQLYGRDLTAAAEAGQLDPVIGRDGEIRRLIKVLSRRGKNNPVLIGAPGVGKTAIAECLAQRIVAGEVPDSLRGQRLVALDVGALIAGAKFRGQFEERLRSVLAEVSDADAGVVLFIDELHTVVSSDRSSADAGSLLKPALARGELRCIAATTPEDYRRTVEKDPALSRRFQQVPILEPSIELSIEILRGLKERYELHHGVTITDGALTAAARLADRYISDRCLPDKAIDLIDEAAAQLKMDVTSKPQVVEDAETELRRVELALLAAEQAPEAERVQLQRSRLEASACLEDLRGRWQAERDQLEELRQLLQEDETLRHAIAEAERNGDLEEAARLEYDQLHRVQQRRTDLEQVLVEAQEQGTALLREQVEAGDIADVVARWTGIPVQRLLAGERQKLLELETQLQQRVVGQPEAVQAVASAIRRARAGMKDPRRPVGSFLFLGPTGVGKTELAKALAALLFDEEEALVRLDMSEFMERNAVARLLGAPPGYVGYEEGGQLTEAVRRRPYALLLLDEVEKAHPDVFNVLLQVLDDGRLTDSQGRTVDFRHTVVVMTSNLASRAILDRAREGQQPDADQAALDQALAARVDEALARQFRPEFLNRIDEVIRFRPLAIEDLERIVHLQLAELAQLMREQDLELRVDPAVVRALAEQGFEPEYGARPLRRVLRRQLENPLATQLLEDRFSGASAVRVRCGDGALESFLFAPED